The genomic segment ATACTACCCACGTCCTTGTCGTGGAGTTGTGCGGATTTAATGATCCCGTTTTTATCAATTTGCATGAATTAATACTTGTTGAATTATAACAAAATAAGAAATTAGCCCAGTCAAGGGGTGAACCCCACAAAATCAGCCCCCAAACTTATAATAAATAAACCAAAACAACCACCTTAAGTGGGCTGTTAACTAATTAATTACTAATAACTATCAAAGTCATCTATGGACTCAACTTTTAATGAACTAGGCGTCTCTCCTGCCTTAATTGCCACACTCAAAGATAACAACATTAACCAACCAACTACGATTCAACAACTGGCTATTCCCCAGTTTCTCCAACATCAAAACCTGATTGTCCACTCCCCCACCGGCACTGGTAAAACCGCTGTTTTTGCCATTCCGGTCATTGAAACACTCCTTAAAAAACCAAGTAAAGGTACGACCCAAACATTGGTAGTTGCACCTACCCGTGAACTGGCCGAACAGATTAAAACCACCTTTATTAACTTTGCTAAACACACCCATTTAAAGGTAGTGAGCTTAATTGGTGGCATCCCCATTTGACAACAACTCAAACAACTAGAAAACCAACCAGAAATAGTTGTGGGCACTATGGGGCGGGTGATGGACCTGTTAGAACGGGGTGTAATTAAGTTTGAACACCTAGAACACCTCATTATTGACGAGGTTGACCTAATGCTCGACCGTGGTTTTAAGAGAAAACTGTTTGATCTGTTAGGTCGCATTGAAAAGTTTGAACAAATTGCGGTTTATTCTGCTAGTTACAATGAAGAGACAATTGAAACAGCTAAACAAATTACCAAGAATGGTATTTTCCTAGCAGCACCAGAATTAAAACAAAATGCCCCTGAACCAGATAACAAACTCATTGATCAATTTGTTTGTTATCTTTTTTCTAACCGGAAGAAACAAGCCCTCTATTCTTTGGTATCGCAAACTAGAGCGAAGTCGATTATTGTTTTTTGTGACACCAAGAAGTTAGTTGATGAGCTGTGCATCTTCTTGCGCAAGAATGATGTCAAAACTTATCCACTTCACGGGGACAAAGCGCAGTTCATTCGCGAACGCAACTTAAAGCTGTTTGCTAACACAACTGCTCCTATAGTATTAGTAACAACTGATCTAATCGGTCGTGGTATCCATGTGGAAGGGGTGGACATGGTAGTCAACTATTCCGCTTGTGTAAACTTTGAAACTTATTTGCACCGGATGGGTCGCACAGGACGGAACAACCACAAGGGCTCATGTATTACCTTCTGTACCTCACACGAAAAGCAAGCATTTTTAAAGTTATTAGAACAAGTTAACGACAAGCGCATTAGCCCTCTCCGCCCCATGCGCTTAAGGTTAATTCCCTTGAAGTGCAAAACCCAACCCAAGAAGGGGAAACTTTCCTTACAGTC from the Mycoplasmoides pneumoniae FH genome contains:
- a CDS encoding DEAD/DEAH box helicase, whose translation is MDSTFNELGVSPALIATLKDNNINQPTTIQQLAIPQFLQHQNLIVHSPTGTGKTAVFAIPVIETLLKKPSKGTTQTLVVAPTRELAEQIKTTFINFAKHTHLKVVSLIGGIPIWQQLKQLENQPEIVVGTMGRVMDLLERGVIKFEHLEHLIIDEVDLMLDRGFKRKLFDLLGRIEKFEQIAVYSASYNEETIETAKQITKNGIFLAAPELKQNAPEPDNKLIDQFVCYLFSNRKKQALYSLVSQTRAKSIIVFCDTKKLVDELCIFLRKNDVKTYPLHGDKAQFIRERNLKLFANTTAPIVLVTTDLIGRGIHVEGVDMVVNYSACVNFETYLHRMGRTGRNNHKGSCITFCTSHEKQAFLKLLEQVNDKRISPLRPMRLRLIPLKCKTQPKKGKLSLQSVQKIYVNPRSNGTFKRVPLAGDLFKSRMRQPERDMQKNKLHDSDWQSNM